Proteins from a genomic interval of Flammeovirgaceae bacterium SG7u.111:
- the bshA gene encoding N-acetyl-alpha-D-glucosaminyl L-malate synthase BshA, whose translation MNIGVICYPTYGGSGVVATELGKALSEEGHHVHFITYSQPTRLDYINSNLYYHKVDIRTYPLFEYPPYELALASKMVNVVKTEKLDILHVHYAIPHASAAYMAKQILKAQGITIPVVTTLHGTDITLVGKDESLEPVVSFSINQSDGVTAVSQSLKDDTFKFFDISTEIEVIPNFIDLKRFKKQKKDHFKAAICPKGEKLMIHISNFRKVKRVDDVINMFYEVNKQMPSKLLLVGEGPERRKMENLCHELGIFEDVRFLGKLQVIEEILSVCDLFVMPSEKESFGLAALEAMACEVPVITSNAGGIPELNINGVTGFMSNIGDVRDMVKNALFILQDENLPKFKENALNRAKDFELQRILPLYEKHYERVLMKSKSLELS comes from the coding sequence ATGAATATAGGAGTTATCTGTTACCCTACCTATGGAGGAAGTGGCGTAGTTGCTACCGAGCTGGGAAAAGCGCTTTCCGAGGAAGGACATCATGTCCATTTTATTACATATTCCCAGCCTACAAGGCTCGATTATATCAATAGTAATTTGTACTATCATAAAGTGGATATAAGGACGTATCCACTATTTGAGTATCCGCCTTATGAGCTTGCTTTGGCAAGTAAGATGGTGAATGTGGTGAAAACGGAAAAATTGGATATTCTACATGTTCATTATGCTATTCCTCATGCCTCAGCTGCCTATATGGCCAAGCAGATTTTGAAAGCTCAAGGGATCACCATTCCTGTAGTGACTACCTTGCATGGTACTGATATCACGTTGGTGGGAAAGGACGAGAGCTTGGAACCCGTGGTTTCATTTAGCATCAATCAGTCCGATGGGGTAACAGCCGTTTCCCAGTCGTTAAAAGACGATACTTTCAAGTTTTTTGATATTTCTACTGAAATTGAAGTAATTCCCAATTTTATAGATTTAAAACGATTCAAGAAACAGAAAAAAGATCATTTTAAAGCTGCGATATGTCCTAAGGGTGAAAAACTGATGATCCATATTTCTAACTTCAGAAAAGTGAAGAGGGTGGATGATGTGATCAATATGTTTTATGAGGTGAACAAGCAAATGCCATCAAAACTCTTGCTAGTAGGGGAGGGCCCTGAGAGAAGGAAAATGGAGAACCTTTGCCATGAACTAGGGATATTTGAAGATGTCCGGTTTTTGGGCAAACTTCAGGTGATAGAAGAGATTCTTTCTGTATGCGACCTGTTTGTGATGCCTTCTGAGAAAGAGAGCTTTGGCTTGGCAGCTTTGGAAGCTATGGCTTGTGAAGTACCAGTAATTACCAGCAATGCAGGGGGGATTCCTGAGCTAAATATCAATGGTGTAACTGGGTTTATGAGTAATATAGGTGATGTTCGGGATATGGTTAAAAATGCCCTTTTCATCTTGCAAGATGAGAATTTACCGAAGTTCAAAGAAAACGCACTAAATAGGGCTAAAGACTTTGAACTTCAGAGAATATTACCACTTTATGAGAAACATTATGAGCGTGTACTGATGAAAAGCAAGTCATTGGAGTTGTCCTGA
- a CDS encoding FkbM family methyltransferase — protein sequence MKQIIRITIQKIRQAILKTTGLTVYRNLPIGIEPLRDLKSDFKNYQFHTFFDVGANVGQTALHFKRLYPKSVIWCFEPVKKTYEVLKSNTANKHIKCHQIALGAKAMTQDIEVHKDNIDSTMNSLINPTRFDNKQTKNESIQVQTLDLFCNEKSISSIDYLKIDTEGYDLEVLKGGVQNLTKQSISFIEVEVSMNPENTYHVNFIEVKNYLERFDYRIYGIYDQVHEWQTLKPILRRANILFVAKRTYDLYKIKL from the coding sequence ATGAAACAAATTATCAGAATAACTATCCAAAAAATTAGGCAAGCTATCCTAAAAACTACTGGATTAACAGTTTACAGAAACCTACCTATAGGAATTGAGCCTTTAAGAGATCTTAAAAGTGATTTTAAAAATTATCAATTTCACACGTTCTTCGATGTTGGAGCAAATGTAGGACAAACAGCACTTCACTTTAAAAGACTTTATCCAAAATCTGTAATTTGGTGTTTTGAGCCAGTAAAAAAAACATATGAGGTCCTAAAATCAAATACAGCTAATAAACATATTAAATGCCACCAAATAGCTTTAGGAGCTAAAGCTATGACGCAGGACATCGAAGTACATAAAGATAATATTGATTCAACAATGAATAGCCTAATCAATCCAACTAGATTTGATAATAAACAGACAAAAAATGAATCAATTCAAGTTCAAACTTTAGATTTGTTTTGCAATGAAAAGTCAATTAGTTCAATTGATTATCTAAAAATTGATACAGAAGGTTATGATTTAGAGGTTTTAAAAGGAGGAGTTCAAAACTTGACTAAACAAAGTATATCATTTATTGAAGTAGAAGTAAGTATGAACCCAGAAAATACATACCATGTAAATTTTATAGAAGTAAAAAATTACTTAGAGAGATTTGACTATAGAATCTACGGAATATACGACCAAGTACATGAATGGCAAACACTAAAACCTATTCTTAGACGAGCAAATATCCTTTTTGTAGCTAAAAGAACTTATGATTTGTATAAAATTAAACTTTAA
- a CDS encoding glycosyltransferase: MKPLVSIIIPVFNVDQYLAECLESVCNQTLRDIEIIIIDDGSTDNSPNIIKCFRQEDDRIIFHSQENQGQGIARNWGIENANGKYLGFVDSDDSISLDMYEKMYQKAEAFKIDIIQCEYKLTKKEDLIIDGGEKAIELSANAEIFVSFWSKLYKRSIFINNHIRFPLSPPKMKHQDFAVAIQPLFFAKKIYLLRERLYFYRENRFGSVMNTISEDHLIHLEIALNINKSFLEKHSASDTCLLYYSKIYFSHSISRLKSIIENMRPFDKNKKALIELWIKTFRSSIFFQQGKQYNKNITISIVIFLIDCYNLQPKFTILTLTLVHHILKFKKDISQMNTKISF, from the coding sequence ATGAAGCCATTAGTTAGCATAATCATCCCCGTTTTTAATGTTGATCAATATCTAGCTGAATGCCTTGAGTCAGTATGCAATCAAACATTGAGAGATATTGAAATAATTATCATTGATGATGGATCAACAGACAATAGCCCTAACATCATTAAATGTTTTAGACAAGAAGACGATAGAATTATTTTTCACTCCCAGGAAAACCAAGGACAAGGAATTGCAAGAAATTGGGGGATAGAAAATGCTAATGGAAAATATCTGGGATTTGTTGATTCTGATGATAGCATATCTCTAGATATGTATGAAAAGATGTATCAAAAAGCGGAAGCATTTAAAATAGATATTATTCAATGCGAATACAAGTTAACCAAAAAAGAAGATTTAATCATCGATGGAGGCGAAAAAGCAATTGAATTAAGTGCAAATGCTGAAATTTTTGTTTCATTTTGGTCAAAATTATACAAACGAAGCATTTTTATAAATAATCACATAAGGTTTCCTCTTTCGCCTCCCAAAATGAAACATCAAGACTTTGCTGTAGCTATTCAACCTTTATTTTTTGCAAAAAAAATATATTTGTTGAGAGAAAGGTTATATTTTTATCGAGAGAATAGATTTGGTTCAGTTATGAATACAATTTCTGAAGACCATTTAATTCATTTAGAAATAGCTTTGAATATTAACAAGTCATTTCTTGAGAAACACTCGGCATCAGATACTTGTCTACTTTATTATTCGAAAATTTATTTTTCACACTCTATTAGTAGGTTAAAATCCATAATAGAAAATATGAGACCATTTGATAAAAATAAAAAAGCACTTATTGAGCTTTGGATTAAGACTTTTAGGTCAAGTATTTTCTTTCAACAAGGGAAACAATATAATAAGAATATAACGATAAGCATTGTTATATTTTTAATTGATTGTTACAATTTGCAGCCAAAATTCACCATACTAACTCTAACTTTAGTACACCATATACTCAAATTTAAAAAAGACATATCACAAATGAATACAAAAATATCGTTTTAA
- a CDS encoding O-antigen ligase family protein, whose product MYIALFIWLCIGTLYSLNINTSIFYLEKSLSYIAIPIIFFSNSFSKNDILFAVKGHVYSCLVAIVICALNAIYLNCTEAIELNRGFSYYNPWYFSNALLCKPIGIHPTYFSVYLTFSFFALAIFKFFKRQSLHYLALTLFIGMIIMLSSRMVIISLIISIFILTIGHKFISRKKIFIALSIISSLIIIDININDLNKTRVLEAISFNKDISKERFGGKAYRLKIWSSIIEEFQKESLSKQIIGVGSGDGLAYYHKIFYSNNLEVAYKENYNAHNQYIDYLVHNGLIGLILFLIILLHIFIITLNPKIPENIFGFKILLQMLVCIVIFSMLTESLLYVQKGIVFFVFYTCALYHIIINRIEENSNNWLSRYSCKIRWI is encoded by the coding sequence TTGTACATAGCCCTATTCATATGGCTATGTATTGGTACACTTTATTCCTTAAATATAAATACTTCCATTTTTTATTTAGAAAAAAGTCTCTCATATATCGCTATACCTATTATTTTTTTTAGCAACTCTTTTTCTAAAAATGATATATTATTTGCAGTTAAAGGTCATGTTTATTCATGTCTCGTAGCTATTGTAATATGTGCATTAAATGCGATTTATTTAAATTGCACAGAAGCAATTGAATTAAATCGCGGCTTTTCTTACTACAATCCATGGTATTTTTCAAATGCCTTATTGTGTAAACCTATTGGAATACACCCTACCTATTTTTCAGTGTATTTAACTTTTTCATTTTTTGCTTTAGCAATATTTAAGTTCTTTAAACGCCAGAGTTTACATTATCTTGCTTTAACTTTATTCATTGGAATGATAATCATGTTATCCTCGAGGATGGTCATCATATCATTAATAATCAGTATATTTATACTTACAATTGGACATAAGTTTATTAGTAGAAAAAAAATATTTATCGCTTTAAGTATTATTTCTTCCCTGATTATAATAGATATAAATATTAATGATTTAAACAAAACTAGGGTACTTGAGGCAATAAGTTTCAATAAAGATATTAGCAAAGAACGCTTTGGGGGGAAAGCTTATAGATTAAAAATCTGGTCTTCAATAATTGAAGAGTTCCAAAAAGAATCTTTATCAAAACAAATAATAGGAGTAGGTTCTGGTGATGGTCTGGCATACTACCATAAAATATTTTATTCAAACAATCTGGAAGTTGCGTACAAAGAAAACTACAACGCTCATAATCAATATATTGATTATTTAGTTCACAATGGGCTAATAGGTCTTATCCTTTTTCTAATTATTTTATTACATATATTTATAATTACATTAAATCCAAAAATACCTGAAAACATTTTTGGATTTAAAATATTGTTACAAATGCTAGTTTGCATTGTAATATTTTCAATGTTAACAGAATCCCTTCTTTATGTACAGAAGGGAATAGTTTTCTTTGTATTTTACACTTGTGCATTGTATCACATAATTATTAATCGTATTGAAGAAAATAGCAATAATTGGCTCAGTAGGTATTCCTGCAAAATACGGTGGATTTGA
- a CDS encoding DUF3078 domain-containing protein, whose translation MKLLLTLVSLLVSVGLMAQSDTTYWTNSFNGSLNFNQSSFSSNWTGGGVNSLAFDALINAKAAYKKNKTSWDNEFEAQFGMVKNDGQSLRKASDRLFFDTKVGHDLSSKWQMYASVNFLTQFANGFKYETGANGQEISRRISKFMAPGYLTTSWGFEYKPADYFWVRLSPFSPRFTFVTDTTLYLNEDADPPKNYGVPIGDKVRSEWLAFQLLADFDKDLTENLNLKARYLMYANYETFALEEIDHRLDLAITAKVAKYISVRLSGALIYDKDQDDDVQLSQAMGIGFVYKVANRKAE comes from the coding sequence ATGAAACTACTTCTAACACTTGTTTCCCTTTTGGTTTCGGTTGGCTTGATGGCGCAATCCGATACTACTTATTGGACTAATTCATTTAATGGAAGCCTGAACTTTAACCAGTCATCTTTCAGTAGTAACTGGACTGGTGGTGGTGTGAACTCTCTAGCTTTTGATGCACTTATCAATGCGAAAGCTGCCTATAAGAAGAATAAAACTTCTTGGGACAATGAGTTTGAAGCACAGTTTGGGATGGTTAAAAATGATGGGCAAAGCTTGCGTAAAGCTAGTGATAGGTTGTTTTTTGACACAAAAGTAGGTCATGACCTTTCTTCAAAATGGCAAATGTATGCATCTGTCAACTTTTTGACCCAGTTTGCCAATGGCTTCAAGTACGAAACAGGTGCCAATGGTCAGGAGATATCTAGGAGGATTTCAAAGTTTATGGCTCCAGGATATTTGACTACTTCATGGGGTTTTGAATACAAACCTGCCGACTATTTTTGGGTAAGGCTATCCCCATTTTCTCCTAGGTTTACTTTTGTGACGGATACCACGCTTTATTTGAACGAGGATGCTGACCCTCCTAAAAATTATGGTGTGCCAATTGGTGACAAAGTTCGTTCAGAGTGGTTGGCATTTCAGCTATTGGCAGACTTTGATAAAGATTTGACTGAAAATCTTAACCTTAAAGCAAGATATTTAATGTATGCAAACTATGAGACGTTTGCACTAGAAGAAATTGATCATAGGTTAGATTTGGCTATTACGGCCAAAGTGGCCAAATACATAAGTGTGCGGCTTTCTGGAGCGCTTATTTATGACAAAGACCAAGACGATGACGTACAGCTCAGCCAAGCGATGGGCATTGGCTTTGTGTACAAGGTGGCAAACAGGAAGGCAGAATAA
- a CDS encoding cold shock domain-containing protein, producing the protein MNKGTVKFFNESKGYGFVIDEDTKKEYFVHVSGLIDEIREGDAVEYELEEGRKGLNAVNVKVI; encoded by the coding sequence ATGAATAAAGGAACAGTAAAATTCTTCAACGAGTCCAAAGGATATGGATTTGTTATCGATGAAGACACAAAAAAAGAGTACTTCGTACACGTATCTGGTTTGATTGATGAGATTAGAGAAGGTGATGCAGTGGAATACGAACTAGAAGAAGGTAGAAAAGGATTAAATGCAGTAAATGTCAAAGTAATTTAA
- a CDS encoding glycosyltransferase, with the protein MQKVDVSIIAANYNNGAYLDDFFESIKTSSVEPNEIIIVDDGSTDDSLSKLKEKEEQFPNLIIIPLKKNIGFANALNVGIKHSQSEFILRVDPDDVIFQDRIKIQHAFLTQNKNISVVGSNATYFAKSKELFNTNFPNKFETIKKRYIKGEHGILHGTVMIRRDAMKKYQYRQEFVPAEDYGLFGRMIADGHIFANINQPLTGVRIHENSVSNDLPYNTIKTTFVLRDKIFNTKSKKILIYCTYLNLKFYRKFLFKKQNIIKYLFLILSITFRPDKVFRRIFNR; encoded by the coding sequence ATGCAAAAAGTTGACGTCTCAATAATCGCAGCAAACTATAACAATGGTGCATATTTAGATGATTTTTTTGAAAGCATTAAAACATCATCTGTTGAGCCAAATGAAATAATAATTGTTGATGATGGCTCTACAGATGATTCATTATCTAAACTTAAAGAAAAGGAAGAACAATTTCCAAATCTTATTATTATACCTTTAAAAAAGAATATTGGATTTGCCAACGCGCTAAATGTTGGTATAAAACACTCTCAATCGGAGTTTATACTAAGAGTAGATCCAGATGATGTAATATTTCAAGATAGAATTAAAATCCAACATGCATTTTTAACTCAAAATAAAAATATTTCGGTTGTTGGCTCAAATGCAACATATTTCGCTAAAAGTAAGGAGCTTTTTAATACAAACTTCCCCAATAAATTTGAAACTATCAAGAAAAGGTATATTAAGGGCGAACATGGAATACTACATGGAACAGTCATGATCAGAAGAGATGCTATGAAAAAATATCAATATCGACAAGAGTTTGTTCCAGCTGAAGATTATGGCTTATTTGGAAGAATGATTGCCGATGGTCATATATTTGCCAATATAAATCAACCATTAACAGGTGTAAGAATACATGAAAACAGTGTTTCTAATGACCTCCCTTATAATACAATAAAAACGACTTTCGTACTCAGAGATAAAATATTTAATACTAAATCGAAGAAAATATTGATATACTGTACATATTTAAATCTCAAATTTTATAGGAAGTTCCTATTTAAAAAGCAAAACATAATAAAATATCTTTTTTTAATATTATCAATAACATTCCGACCAGACAAAGTTTTCAGAAGAATTTTCAACCGATAA
- the ytxJ gene encoding bacillithiol system redox-active protein YtxJ produces MNWESLTKTEELEEIKKLSANKKVLIFKHSTRCSVSAMAYDRLKRSWNEKEMEGVTPYYLDLIRFREISNKIVEEFDVEHQSPQVLLIEDGKCVFHDSHFGINYQEIKKMSAA; encoded by the coding sequence ATGAACTGGGAATCATTAACAAAAACAGAAGAGTTAGAAGAAATAAAAAAACTTTCGGCAAATAAGAAAGTATTGATTTTCAAGCATAGTACCCGTTGTTCGGTAAGTGCAATGGCTTATGACCGACTAAAAAGATCTTGGAATGAGAAGGAAATGGAAGGAGTTACTCCTTACTACTTAGATCTTATTAGGTTCAGAGAAATTTCTAACAAAATAGTTGAAGAGTTTGATGTTGAACACCAGTCTCCACAGGTGTTGCTAATTGAAGATGGTAAATGCGTTTTCCACGATTCACATTTTGGTATCAATTACCAAGAAATAAAAAAGATGAGTGCGGCATAG
- a CDS encoding MraY family glycosyltransferase, with amino-acid sequence MPDIISSFITAFMLSFMLLPLVIKVFKWKNIVDTPGGRKIHKGQIPSMGGIAIFFGFLMAVVMWRPIEVFGNFQYFFASLVIIFILGLRDDLIPLKAYHKLLGQLFAAFMVVYLNDIRLNSLYGLFGIVHVPDLLAYAISIFTIIVITNSFNLIDGLDGLASTLAVITLTAYDAWFYLTGHSLLSLMIFSLSGSIIGFINFNWSPAKIFMGDTGSLLIGFFLASISLYFIDVNYNLPGSYPLKFEAGIGTAVCVMMMPIFDTTRIMISRKIRGKSPFSPDKTHIHHLVMRLGLNHANTALIMGGINVVFIIMAVALKNYGEWIVIPAAIALAFGFSFVLDYFLKVKFPKKKSLRAQISDMSKKGKDEDSSDFSDDDAEDERA; translated from the coding sequence ATGCCCGATATAATATCAAGTTTCATTACGGCTTTTATGCTTTCTTTTATGCTGTTACCTTTGGTCATCAAGGTCTTCAAATGGAAGAATATCGTTGATACTCCTGGGGGTAGGAAAATCCACAAAGGTCAAATTCCTTCTATGGGTGGGATTGCCATTTTCTTTGGCTTCCTTATGGCCGTGGTGATGTGGAGGCCTATCGAGGTTTTTGGGAACTTCCAGTATTTCTTCGCTTCTTTAGTGATCATCTTCATCTTAGGTCTTAGAGATGATTTAATCCCTTTAAAAGCTTACCATAAGCTCTTAGGGCAGCTTTTTGCAGCTTTTATGGTTGTTTACCTCAACGACATCAGGCTCAATTCTCTTTACGGGCTTTTTGGTATTGTACACGTCCCAGACCTCTTAGCTTATGCTATTTCAATTTTTACCATCATTGTCATAACCAATTCCTTCAACTTGATTGACGGACTGGACGGACTGGCAAGTACCCTAGCGGTTATTACGCTCACAGCTTACGATGCTTGGTTCTATTTAACAGGGCACAGCCTTTTGAGCTTAATGATTTTTAGCCTTTCTGGTAGTATTATCGGGTTTATAAACTTCAATTGGTCCCCGGCAAAAATATTTATGGGAGATACTGGCTCACTTCTTATTGGCTTCTTCTTGGCATCTATATCGTTGTACTTCATTGATGTGAATTACAACCTACCTGGTAGCTACCCATTGAAGTTTGAAGCTGGTATAGGTACCGCTGTTTGTGTAATGATGATGCCGATTTTTGATACTACACGTATCATGATTTCGAGAAAAATACGAGGTAAATCACCCTTCTCTCCAGATAAAACCCACATTCACCACTTGGTGATGAGGCTTGGTCTAAACCACGCCAATACAGCCTTGATAATGGGAGGAATAAATGTAGTGTTCATAATCATGGCTGTTGCGCTCAAAAACTATGGAGAATGGATAGTAATTCCTGCAGCAATTGCCTTAGCTTTTGGTTTTAGCTTTGTTTTAGACTACTTCCTCAAGGTAAAGTTCCCAAAAAAGAAATCTCTTCGTGCTCAAATATCCGATATGAGTAAAAAGGGAAAAGATGAAGATAGCAGTGATTTTTCTGACGACGATGCAGAAGATGAGCGAGCCTAA
- a CDS encoding DUF1972 domain-containing protein, whose product MKKIAIIGSVGIPAKYGGFETLADQLVKQLKNKFNFVVYCSKKVYCHKDRLNSYNNSKLVYLPLSANGAEGVLYDIISLLHSYLIEKVESILVLGVGASPLFPFLKFFSKNTKIISHIDGLEWTRDKWSSQAKTYLKFCEKIAVKYADIIISDNEEIYNYVYKKYGLITPVIAYGGDHTIVLPNIEPNPFSSLNEKYAFSVCRIEPENNIHIILQSFSLLELDLIIIGNWNDSNYGQQLRKEYSKFSNIHLLDPIFDQIKLDSIRRNCYLYIHGHSAGGTNPSLVEAMWLGLPIIAWDVLYNRYSTKNKAKYFDSPESLKIIIKEQNSQTIKQLSLQMKEVAHENYTWTKIASEYSIIFNND is encoded by the coding sequence TTGAAGAAAATAGCAATAATTGGCTCAGTAGGTATTCCTGCAAAATACGGTGGATTTGAAACTCTAGCGGATCAACTAGTAAAGCAATTAAAAAACAAGTTTAATTTTGTCGTTTATTGTAGTAAAAAAGTATATTGCCACAAGGATAGGCTTAATAGTTATAATAATTCTAAACTTGTATACCTTCCTTTAAGTGCTAATGGTGCAGAAGGAGTTCTATATGATATCATTTCACTTCTACACTCATATCTTATAGAAAAAGTAGAGTCTATACTTGTACTTGGAGTAGGAGCAAGCCCTCTATTCCCTTTTTTAAAATTCTTTTCAAAAAACACTAAAATCATATCTCACATTGATGGTCTAGAATGGACTAGGGATAAATGGTCCTCTCAAGCAAAGACTTATCTTAAGTTTTGTGAAAAAATTGCCGTTAAATACGCAGATATCATTATCTCTGATAATGAAGAAATATATAATTATGTTTATAAAAAATATGGATTAATAACACCCGTAATAGCTTATGGAGGTGACCATACAATTGTTTTACCAAATATAGAGCCTAATCCCTTTTCTAGTCTTAATGAAAAATATGCGTTTTCAGTTTGTAGAATAGAACCAGAAAACAACATACACATTATACTGCAATCTTTTTCCCTGCTAGAGTTAGATTTAATAATTATAGGAAATTGGAATGATAGTAATTACGGGCAACAACTCCGAAAAGAATATTCTAAATTCTCAAACATTCACTTACTAGATCCTATTTTTGATCAAATTAAGTTAGATAGTATTAGAAGAAATTGTTATTTATATATACATGGTCACAGTGCTGGAGGAACAAACCCATCTCTGGTTGAAGCAATGTGGCTAGGCCTTCCAATAATAGCATGGGATGTATTATACAACAGATATAGTACTAAAAATAAGGCAAAGTACTTTGATTCGCCAGAATCTCTTAAAATAATCATCAAAGAACAAAACTCTCAAACAATAAAGCAATTGTCTCTTCAAATGAAGGAGGTTGCACATGAAAACTATACATGGACAAAAATAGCCTCGGAATATAGTATTATTTTCAACAACGATTAA
- a CDS encoding oligosaccharide flippase family protein: MSLKESFFKNLLTVSFFAYLAQAFNYLASIFIFRIITPDEYGVVSMIVVFSGFIAIFSDAGFSFSVIRGNYNLKFLNKLSGATVIFGLLLSLLLVSMAKPISWFYNSPELFLPTICLASTFFLQSFSIIPKAKLQKEEEFKAIGIATVAMQLSNSSTQLALALSGFSFWAFIWGPIVGYIVQAIVYYRKTRLSINITSLQELKKTYTEVKSLVGNVSGFNMINYWARNSDYMMIGKLYDKATLGVYRNAYFLLMLPINFVGMVINQVFLPTIQKAVNSSRQKFEKEYIYLEGSLFLFALPLTIIFITLPKELVQLIWGNNWIAVAEYLPYFGVLCFTQTSLNPIGIGYIVLKKEHELLKIGGINAIILIIAIISGAIISTESLVFYYSIASTIIVSPIFIYFAFIKAFKFNLNKVLKNWIPKIVLCFSMLICIHFDFQSVIYLLLLLLTMITVVTEFNKISWVVKYIIRIKK; this comes from the coding sequence ATGAGTCTCAAAGAGAGTTTTTTTAAAAATTTACTGACAGTTAGCTTTTTTGCTTATTTAGCCCAAGCATTTAATTACCTAGCTTCTATATTTATTTTTAGGATTATTACACCAGATGAATATGGTGTGGTTTCTATGATTGTCGTTTTTTCTGGGTTTATAGCCATCTTTTCAGATGCAGGCTTTTCTTTTTCTGTTATTAGAGGAAATTATAATCTCAAATTTCTTAATAAACTGTCAGGAGCAACAGTGATTTTTGGTCTACTTCTATCATTATTACTGGTAAGCATGGCAAAACCAATCTCTTGGTTTTATAATAGCCCTGAATTATTCTTGCCAACTATTTGCCTAGCCAGTACATTTTTTTTACAATCATTTTCTATTATCCCCAAAGCAAAGCTTCAGAAAGAAGAAGAGTTCAAAGCTATAGGCATAGCCACTGTGGCTATGCAGTTATCCAACTCATCTACTCAATTAGCATTAGCACTTTCTGGCTTTTCTTTTTGGGCATTTATCTGGGGACCAATAGTTGGATATATAGTACAAGCCATTGTATACTATAGAAAAACAAGACTCTCTATTAATATTACGTCATTGCAAGAGCTCAAAAAAACCTATACAGAGGTAAAGTCTTTAGTTGGCAATGTCAGTGGGTTCAATATGATTAATTATTGGGCTAGAAATAGTGACTATATGATGATAGGAAAGCTTTATGACAAAGCTACTTTGGGAGTATATAGAAATGCCTATTTTTTATTGATGTTACCAATCAATTTTGTAGGAATGGTTATCAATCAAGTATTCTTACCTACAATACAGAAAGCTGTTAATAGTTCGAGACAAAAATTTGAAAAAGAGTATATATACTTAGAAGGATCACTGTTCCTTTTTGCATTGCCGTTGACAATAATTTTTATAACACTCCCCAAAGAATTAGTTCAACTTATCTGGGGGAACAACTGGATAGCAGTCGCAGAATACCTGCCATACTTTGGTGTATTATGCTTCACACAAACTTCACTTAATCCTATAGGAATAGGCTATATCGTACTGAAAAAAGAACATGAGCTACTCAAAATTGGAGGAATTAATGCAATTATATTAATTATAGCTATAATCAGCGGAGCTATTATATCCACAGAAAGCTTAGTATTTTATTATTCAATTGCTTCAACAATTATTGTTAGCCCAATATTCATATATTTTGCCTTTATAAAAGCATTCAAATTTAATTTAAACAAAGTACTAAAAAATTGGATTCCAAAGATAGTACTCTGCTTTAGTATGCTCATCTGTATACACTTTGATTTTCAAAGTGTAATCTATTTATTATTATTGCTATTAACCATGATTACAGTTGTTACTGAATTCAATAAAATTTCTTGGGTTGTAAAATATATCATAAGGATAAAAAAATAG